The following proteins come from a genomic window of Dreissena polymorpha isolate Duluth1 chromosome 1, UMN_Dpol_1.0, whole genome shotgun sequence:
- the LOC127849324 gene encoding uncharacterized protein LOC127849324, with product MPSKVRLPPLHKMLTKVGKEFNTMSFDDSGHEKSVTEGRDGGYHTANSDDNHTHSFESSEDEFGDPNGISPSISGDVNPSPIEKRRNVLEAAADTFRGRAVIPPVMDSPHTEKERAAFKPETRRQLRGTVETYNPPNMFQ from the exons ATGCCTTCCAAAGTTCGCCTTCCTCCTCTGCACAAAATGCTGACTAAGGTCGGAAAAGAGTTCAATACTATGTCGTTTGACGATTCTGGACACGAAAAATCG GTCACCGAAGGAAGAGACGGTGGGTACCACACAGCAAACAGCGATGATAATCACACCCACTCTTTCGAATCATCTGAAGACGAGTTCGGTGATCCAAATGGTATCAGCCCGTCAATCTCTGGAGATGTAAATCCCTCCCCCATCGAGAAGCGCAGGAATGTGCTTGAAGCTGCAGCGGATACGTTCCGAGGACGAGCTGTAATCCCACCCGTAATGGACTCGCCGCATACCGAGAAAGAAAGGGCGGCTTTCAAGCCTGAGACGAGGAGGCAACTTAGAGGCACCGTGGAGACTTACAACCCTCCCAATATGTTCCAGTAA